A window from bacterium encodes these proteins:
- a CDS encoding AgmX/PglI C-terminal domain-containing protein translates to MNGRNTWIFALIAAAALLAPSSALAFSDSQPFMINLVSDAVALGPRQVGSSEVSGAAAIRDAVSRISTKTKHGRRDPDEHFNSVVEMFRTSARTPQQRFEELVALSVYLVNAVSPNCPPKFYNDLMSSPDVFIAVFDGQTPIQTPYSDHLKWATQWSQPYRSSLDGACRYYNPRNSRLAADNTAIVYNFLVNELVDVWSSVLYRANQLRSPSAEVGTRRTQKPGAASNIVVQLYRPSDDLDVTIAMREFRRLEQGGQDAAAAPAPLQVAAVATTTTTTPTTTTTRPIPTTVPPPPTTIPLPATTTTTVFTPTTTLARPTTTIAIAMAATPAPAADTGVIELGGLEITSEEAEAAKEKYGQDTFGIREGLDPGAKINIDTSGVDASGGNRVVVPHSSMPKSELQSGDVTVEFDALGQIAYVPIGEKQESRIVLGALSTGEEQQGAMSPEAVLRVISANLGGVRSCYERSLKYNPNIAGRFFVQITVGADGSVANVEVLDDTLRYGDLTNCLVKRVYAWRFPAPMGGRYVFSYPFTFVQSF, encoded by the coding sequence ATGAACGGTCGAAACACCTGGATTTTCGCACTTATCGCGGCGGCGGCGCTTCTTGCGCCGTCGTCCGCACTTGCTTTTTCGGACTCGCAGCCGTTCATGATCAACCTGGTCAGCGACGCCGTGGCCCTGGGTCCCCGGCAGGTCGGCTCGTCCGAGGTTTCCGGCGCCGCGGCGATCCGCGACGCGGTTTCGCGCATCAGCACCAAGACCAAGCACGGGCGGCGCGACCCGGACGAACACTTCAATTCCGTGGTGGAAATGTTCCGCACCTCGGCGCGGACGCCGCAGCAACGTTTCGAGGAGCTGGTCGCGTTGTCGGTCTATCTGGTCAACGCGGTCAGCCCGAATTGTCCCCCGAAGTTCTACAACGATCTGATGTCGAGCCCGGACGTGTTCATCGCCGTGTTCGACGGGCAGACGCCGATTCAGACGCCGTATTCGGATCACCTGAAATGGGCGACGCAGTGGTCGCAGCCGTACCGCTCGTCGCTGGACGGAGCATGCCGGTACTATAACCCGCGCAACTCCCGCCTTGCCGCGGACAACACGGCGATCGTCTACAACTTCCTTGTCAACGAGCTTGTGGACGTGTGGTCCTCCGTCCTCTACCGCGCGAACCAGCTCCGCAGTCCGTCCGCGGAGGTGGGAACCCGGCGCACACAAAAGCCGGGCGCGGCCTCGAACATCGTGGTTCAGCTCTACCGCCCCTCGGACGATCTTGACGTCACCATCGCCATGCGCGAATTCCGCCGCCTCGAGCAGGGTGGCCAGGACGCGGCCGCGGCGCCGGCGCCGCTGCAGGTCGCGGCGGTCGCGACAACGACGACCACGACGCCGACAACGACAACGACACGTCCTATCCCAACGACCGTGCCGCCTCCGCCGACCACGATTCCCTTGCCGGCCACGACAACGACGACGGTATTCACGCCCACGACGACCCTGGCGCGCCCGACGACGACCATCGCCATCGCGATGGCGGCGACCCCGGCGCCGGCCGCCGACACCGGCGTCATCGAGCTCGGCGGCCTGGAGATCACCTCCGAGGAGGCCGAGGCCGCCAAGGAGAAATACGGCCAGGACACCTTCGGCATTCGCGAAGGCCTGGACCCGGGCGCGAAAATCAACATCGATACGAGCGGCGTCGACGCCTCCGGCGGAAATCGGGTGGTGGTGCCGCACAGCTCGATGCCCAAGAGCGAACTTCAGTCCGGCGACGTCACGGTGGAATTCGACGCGCTCGGCCAGATCGCCTACGTGCCGATCGGCGAGAAGCAGGAAAGCCGCATCGTCCTTGGCGCGCTATCGACCGGCGAGGAGCAACAGGGCGCGATGAGCCCGGAGGCGGTCTTGCGCGTCATCAGCGCGAATCTCGGCGGCGTGCGGAGCTGCTACGAGCGTTCGCTCAAATACAACCCCAATATCGCGGGCCGCTTTTTCGTTCAGATCACCGTCGGCGCCGACGGGTCGGTCGCCAACGTCGAGGTTCTTGACGACACCTTGCGTTACGGCGATCTGACGAATTGCCTGGTCAAGCGCGTTTACGCCTGGCGCTTCCCCGCGCCGATGGGCGGACGGTACGTATTCAGCTATCCGTTCACGTTCGTGCAGTCGTTCTGA
- the sucD gene encoding succinate--CoA ligase subunit alpha, producing the protein MSILVNKDSRILVQGITGKEGTFHTRQCVEYGTNVVAGVTPGKGGDNVDGIPVFNTVKEAVKETGANVALVFVPPFFAGDAVLECVEAGMPLVVTITEGIPALHMVRVMGAVRGSETRVIGPNCPGIISPGQAKVGIMPGYIHTPGRIGVISRSGTLTYEAVAQLSELGIGQSTCIGIGGDPVIGTNFIDALALFENDPDTEGVVMIGEIGGSAEEEAAEFIAGNLHKPVVSFIAGLSAPAGKRMGHAGAIISGGKGGARAKLQALEKAGVSVVENPSEIGHAMRDALKGRD; encoded by the coding sequence ATGAGTATCCTCGTCAACAAGGACAGCCGCATTCTCGTTCAGGGAATCACTGGCAAGGAAGGCACCTTCCACACGCGCCAGTGCGTTGAATACGGAACGAACGTCGTCGCGGGCGTCACCCCCGGCAAGGGCGGCGATAACGTGGACGGCATCCCCGTCTTCAACACCGTCAAGGAGGCCGTCAAGGAAACAGGCGCGAACGTCGCGCTCGTTTTCGTGCCGCCGTTTTTCGCCGGTGATGCCGTGCTGGAGTGCGTCGAGGCGGGCATGCCGCTCGTCGTGACGATCACCGAGGGGATTCCCGCGCTCCACATGGTGCGCGTCATGGGCGCGGTCCGAGGCAGCGAAACGCGCGTGATCGGCCCGAATTGCCCCGGCATCATCAGCCCCGGCCAGGCGAAGGTCGGCATCATGCCGGGTTATATCCACACGCCCGGCCGTATCGGCGTCATCTCGCGAAGCGGCACGCTGACCTACGAGGCCGTGGCGCAGCTCTCCGAACTCGGAATCGGGCAATCGACGTGCATCGGCATCGGCGGTGACCCCGTCATCGGCACGAATTTCATTGACGCGCTTGCGTTATTCGAAAACGATCCCGATACGGAGGGTGTGGTCATGATCGGCGAGATCGGCGGAAGCGCCGAGGAAGAGGCCGCGGAATTCATCGCGGGGAACCTTCACAAGCCCGTGGTGTCATTTATCGCGGGGCTCTCCGCCCCGGCCGGGAAACGCATGGGTCACGCCGGCGCGATCATCTCCGGCGGAAAAGGCGGCGCCCGGGCCAAACTCCAGGCGCTCGAAAAGGCCGGCGTTTCGGTCGTGGAAAATCCGTCCGAGATCGGGCACGCGATGCGCGACGCCCTGAAAGGGCGTGACTAA
- the sucC gene encoding ADP-forming succinate--CoA ligase subunit beta produces MKLHEFQAKELLSRYSVPVPKGRLVTHPAAAYQAAQALGGGTCVVKAQIHAGGRGKGGGVKVVHTPDDAARAAEAILGMTLVTPQTGPEGRLVKKVLVEQGLEIERELYFSILIDRSTERPVIMASAQGGMEIEEVAAKDPGAIITAHVNPDTGYSPYVARTLAYGLGLTGDANKKFLAFVAAAYKAFEGLDASLLEVNPLIVTRNQDVIALDAKVTIDDNALRLHPDVFAMRDFDEEEPLEILADRYGVDYVKMDGGIGCLVNGAGLAMATMDIILAFGSRPANFLDIKGGANVQNVIKAFTLLMADDHVRAVLVNIFGGIVKCDMVASGILEAMKHVKVDVPVVVRLSGTNSDKAREILAGADFPFITAQTLSEAAQKVVEAEKGAAK; encoded by the coding sequence ATGAAATTACACGAGTTTCAAGCGAAGGAGCTGCTGTCGCGGTACAGCGTGCCGGTGCCGAAGGGGCGCCTTGTCACGCACCCGGCGGCGGCCTACCAGGCGGCCCAGGCGCTCGGCGGCGGCACGTGCGTCGTGAAGGCGCAGATCCATGCCGGCGGACGCGGCAAGGGCGGCGGCGTCAAGGTCGTTCACACGCCGGATGACGCGGCGCGCGCCGCGGAAGCGATCCTCGGCATGACGCTGGTGACGCCTCAAACCGGTCCCGAGGGGCGCCTCGTGAAAAAGGTGCTTGTCGAGCAGGGGCTCGAGATCGAGCGCGAGCTCTATTTCAGCATTCTCATCGATCGTTCTACCGAGCGGCCCGTCATCATGGCGAGCGCGCAAGGCGGCATGGAGATCGAGGAGGTCGCGGCCAAAGACCCCGGCGCGATCATCACGGCGCATGTCAATCCCGACACGGGCTATTCGCCGTACGTCGCGCGAACGCTGGCCTATGGGCTCGGACTGACCGGTGACGCGAACAAGAAGTTCCTCGCCTTCGTCGCGGCGGCCTACAAGGCTTTTGAAGGCCTCGACGCCTCGCTTCTCGAGGTCAATCCGCTGATTGTGACCAGGAACCAGGATGTCATCGCCCTGGACGCGAAGGTGACGATCGACGACAACGCGCTGCGCCTGCACCCCGACGTGTTCGCGATGCGCGATTTCGACGAGGAAGAGCCCCTGGAAATCCTCGCGGACCGTTACGGCGTCGATTACGTTAAGATGGACGGGGGCATCGGGTGCCTCGTCAACGGCGCGGGCCTGGCGATGGCGACGATGGACATCATCCTCGCGTTCGGCAGCCGGCCGGCGAACTTCCTGGATATCAAGGGCGGCGCGAACGTGCAGAACGTCATCAAGGCGTTCACGCTGCTCATGGCCGACGATCACGTGCGCGCGGTGCTCGTCAACATCTTCGGCGGCATCGTAAAATGCGACATGGTCGCCAGCGGCATTCTCGAGGCGATGAAGCACGTCAAGGTCGATGTACCGGTCGTGGTTCGCCTGTCGGGGACGAATTCGGACAAGGCGCGCGAAATCCTCGCGGGCGCGGACTTCCCCTTTATCACCGCTCAAACGCTTTCCGAGGCCGCGCAAAAGGTCGTCGAAGCCGAGAAGGGGGCCGCGAAATGA